A portion of the Hoylesella buccalis ATCC 35310 genome contains these proteins:
- a CDS encoding OmpA family protein, protein MRKFLIVLAFAGVSMCSMAQDADPTLKHSVATNSFWSNWFIQVGGEWNAWYSSEEHGNGLDRSPFKDFRSSPAASIAVGKWFTPGLGLRTKLQGVWGKTVYADKAGKPVGDDNKYWILNEHALFNLSNMLCGYNPNRVWNFIPFAGAGFGRTMTHNLYAMDLSVGILNTFRLGQHVALHLEAGWNRLETDIDGGTEKSIGNRGWDSHDNNFYGELGLTFNLGKASWDRVPDVDAIKALSQSQIDALNAQLNDANAENARLKDMLANQKPAETPATVKEFVTTPVSVFFNINKTNIASQKDLVNVQAVAKYAKENNSRLMVNGYADSATGKPKYNQWLSEERAKTVANELVKMGVSRDNISTKGNGGVDELSPISFNRRATVQVSE, encoded by the coding sequence ATGAGAAAATTTTTAATCGTTTTGGCATTTGCCGGCGTTTCTATGTGCTCAATGGCACAAGACGCAGACCCTACGTTGAAGCATAGCGTAGCAACCAACTCTTTCTGGAGTAACTGGTTTATCCAGGTAGGTGGTGAGTGGAATGCTTGGTATTCAAGCGAAGAACATGGAAATGGTTTGGATAGAAGTCCATTCAAAGATTTCCGTTCTAGCCCCGCTGCATCAATAGCTGTAGGTAAGTGGTTTACACCTGGCCTCGGTCTCCGCACAAAGTTGCAGGGTGTTTGGGGTAAGACTGTTTATGCTGACAAGGCTGGAAAGCCAGTAGGAGATGATAACAAGTATTGGATTTTGAACGAGCATGCATTGTTCAACTTGAGCAACATGCTTTGTGGTTACAATCCAAATCGTGTTTGGAACTTCATTCCATTCGCAGGTGCTGGCTTTGGCCGCACAATGACACACAACTTGTATGCTATGGACTTGAGCGTTGGTATCTTGAATACATTCCGTTTGGGTCAACACGTAGCTCTTCACTTAGAGGCAGGTTGGAACCGTTTGGAAACCGATATCGACGGTGGTACCGAAAAGTCAATTGGTAATCGCGGATGGGATTCGCACGACAACAACTTCTATGGCGAGCTTGGTTTGACCTTCAACTTGGGTAAGGCTTCATGGGATCGCGTTCCTGATGTTGATGCTATCAAGGCTTTGTCACAGTCACAGATTGACGCTCTCAATGCACAGCTCAATGACGCTAATGCGGAGAACGCTCGTTTGAAGGACATGTTGGCTAACCAGAAGCCAGCTGAAACTCCAGCTACTGTTAAGGAATTCGTTACAACTCCTGTATCTGTATTCTTCAACATCAACAAGACCAACATCGCTTCTCAGAAGGATCTCGTAAACGTACAGGCTGTTGCTAAGTATGCTAAGGAGAACAACTCTCGCTTGATGGTTAACGGTTATGCTGACAGCGCAACTGGTAAGCCTAAGTACAACCAGTGGTTGTCAGAAGAGCGTGCCAAGACAGTTGCTAACGAGCTTGTTAAGATGGGCGTAAGCCGCGACAACATCTCTACCAAGGGTAACGGTGGTGTTGATGAGCTTTCTCCAATCTCATTCAACCGTCGTGCTACTGTTCAGGTTTCTGAGTAA
- the mutL gene encoding DNA mismatch repair endonuclease MutL, which yields MKDVIQLLPDIVANQIAAGEVIQRPASVIKELVENAVDADAKEINVLVEDAGRTSIQVIDDGKGMSGTDARLSFERHATSKIRKADDLFALQTMGFRGEALASIAAVAQIELKTRREEDELGTHLSIAGSKFMGQEPCSCPVGSNFTVANLFYNVPARRRFLKSNTTELNHIISAFERIALVNPQLAFTLYSNGSELFNLRSGGLKQRIVDIFGKRINQDLLPLGVETSMCKLSGFVGKPESSKKKGAHQYFFVNNRYMRHPYFHKAVMNAFERLVPQGEQVPYFIYFEVKAQDIDVNIHPTKTEIKFENEQAIFQILFAAVREAVGLFNDVPSIEFDTQGQPDIPVYTPGNDGAVVPKVNYNPQYNPFKGGESASKPSADHWEQLYDSISQPPTMPNVFDQNANNGEGSDDELVEDKSPIHYQYKGQYIMTAVKSGLMMIDQHRAHVRVLYERYLQQIKNQKAYPQKMLFPELIEFSPSEAMNFAKLKPEFVAMGFEFTDMGNHDYAIQAVPSGIEGLDAVQLIHDMLVSAKEKDSSAVEEVHRALALSLARSAALPTGQVLNNDEMENLVNSLFRCQNVNYTPDGKSILHILQQSEIERLFDS from the coding sequence ATGAAGGACGTTATACAACTTTTACCCGACATCGTAGCCAATCAGATAGCCGCTGGTGAAGTGATTCAACGCCCCGCAAGTGTCATCAAAGAGCTTGTGGAAAATGCTGTTGATGCCGACGCCAAGGAAATCAACGTCCTTGTCGAGGATGCTGGACGGACCTCCATACAAGTAATTGATGACGGAAAAGGAATGTCCGGCACGGATGCCCGCTTGTCGTTTGAGCGCCATGCCACGTCCAAAATCCGCAAGGCCGACGATTTGTTCGCCTTGCAGACCATGGGATTTCGAGGTGAAGCCCTGGCATCCATTGCCGCAGTGGCGCAAATAGAATTGAAGACGCGGCGGGAAGAAGATGAGTTGGGTACTCATTTGTCTATCGCTGGGTCCAAATTTATGGGACAAGAACCTTGTTCATGTCCGGTAGGCAGTAATTTCACGGTTGCTAACTTGTTCTATAATGTCCCGGCTCGTCGCCGTTTTCTCAAATCAAACACCACAGAACTCAACCATATCATCTCGGCTTTCGAGCGCATTGCCTTGGTCAATCCACAGTTGGCCTTTACCTTGTACAGCAATGGCTCGGAGTTGTTTAACCTCCGTTCTGGAGGATTGAAACAAAGAATTGTAGATATTTTTGGCAAACGCATCAATCAAGACCTGCTGCCATTGGGCGTGGAGACGTCGATGTGTAAGCTGAGTGGTTTTGTCGGCAAGCCAGAATCGTCCAAGAAAAAAGGAGCGCATCAGTATTTCTTCGTCAACAACCGCTACATGCGGCATCCTTATTTCCACAAGGCCGTGATGAACGCCTTTGAGCGATTGGTGCCGCAAGGCGAGCAGGTTCCTTATTTCATTTACTTCGAAGTGAAGGCGCAGGATATCGATGTCAACATCCATCCCACCAAGACTGAAATCAAGTTTGAGAACGAACAGGCCATCTTCCAAATCCTGTTCGCAGCCGTGAGAGAAGCTGTAGGACTTTTCAATGATGTGCCATCCATCGAATTTGACACGCAGGGACAGCCCGACATTCCCGTCTATACGCCAGGAAACGATGGTGCGGTGGTTCCAAAGGTGAACTACAATCCGCAATACAATCCATTCAAAGGTGGGGAATCCGCTTCCAAGCCGTCGGCAGACCATTGGGAACAGCTCTACGACAGCATCAGTCAACCGCCCACCATGCCCAATGTTTTTGACCAGAATGCTAATAATGGGGAAGGCAGCGATGACGAACTGGTGGAAGACAAATCTCCTATACATTATCAATATAAGGGTCAGTACATCATGACAGCCGTCAAGTCGGGATTGATGATGATAGACCAGCACCGCGCGCACGTCAGGGTGTTGTACGAACGATATTTGCAGCAAATCAAAAACCAGAAAGCCTATCCGCAGAAAATGCTGTTCCCCGAGTTGATTGAATTCTCTCCATCCGAAGCGATGAACTTTGCCAAGCTCAAGCCAGAGTTTGTCGCCATGGGCTTCGAGTTTACTGACATGGGCAATCATGATTATGCCATTCAGGCTGTTCCATCAGGGATTGAAGGACTGGATGCCGTCCAACTGATACACGACATGCTGGTGTCTGCCAAGGAGAAAGATTCCAGCGCGGTAGAAGAAGTACATCGGGCTTTGGCCTTGAGCTTGGCACGAAGTGCAGCCTTGCCAACGGGACAAGTGCTGAATAATGATGAGATGGAAAACTTGGTCAACAGTCTGTTCAGGTGTCAAAATGTAAATTATACTCCTGATGGTAAATCTATCCTACACATCCTCCAACAGTCTGAAATAGAACGTTTATTCGATTCATAA
- a CDS encoding OstA-like protein — protein sequence MINRTGKLLSKSGHRIRFIVSLCLFGLCIAQVLPAQRNKKKTQKKDRVELLHADELRYDLYGPNPEAQILKGHVSFRHQGARLTCDSAYFYEADNSMQAFGHVRFRQGDTLSLVADRADYDGQEQVMRARKNVVLKHRRQVLRTDSLDYDRLYKNAYFFEGGTLIDGKDRLVSDWGEYNTETRQAVFYYNVKLKSPERLVTTDTLHYDTKKSIAHVLGPSKITTKSSVVETKDAFFHTKSDQAQLYGRSTIVDGEKTITGDSLFYDSRTGDSHGNGNVVFVDKKNRNSLLANYLQYNEKTGQGVATDSALVIDYSQKDTLYMHGDTLKLFTFHIDTDSMYRKVHAYHKVRVYRKDLQAVCDSLVFSTEDSCMTMYQDPIVWNNNRQLLGEQIHLYMNDSTIREAHVIGQALSIEQADQNDHYNQLSSKEMHAYFTDGNIRRTVAVSNVLSVFYPLDDKDSSLVMMNYLETDTMKMYFADHRQLERIWTPKAVGTSYPMSQIPANKERLPDFAWFADIRPKDKDDVFRWRGKEGGNKLKYVPRQQAPLQRLNRKKGATP from the coding sequence ATGATCAATCGAACAGGTAAATTACTTTCAAAGAGCGGGCATAGAATCAGGTTCATCGTGAGTCTATGCCTGTTTGGACTTTGTATAGCGCAGGTTCTTCCTGCTCAACGCAACAAGAAAAAGACGCAAAAGAAAGACCGCGTAGAACTCTTGCATGCGGATGAGTTGCGTTATGACCTGTATGGACCCAACCCAGAAGCGCAGATACTCAAAGGGCATGTGTCGTTTAGACATCAAGGTGCCAGGCTGACCTGTGACAGTGCTTACTTCTATGAGGCCGACAATTCCATGCAGGCTTTCGGACATGTACGTTTCCGACAAGGCGACACCCTGTCGCTGGTGGCCGACCGAGCTGATTATGATGGACAAGAACAAGTGATGCGGGCCAGGAAGAATGTGGTGCTGAAACACCGCAGACAAGTCTTGCGCACCGACAGTTTGGACTATGACCGACTGTACAAAAATGCTTATTTCTTTGAGGGTGGAACACTGATAGACGGGAAAGACCGACTGGTTTCCGACTGGGGTGAATATAACACCGAAACCCGACAGGCTGTGTTTTACTATAACGTGAAACTCAAGAGCCCCGAACGACTCGTCACCACAGATACGCTGCATTATGACACGAAGAAATCAATTGCCCATGTGCTGGGGCCATCCAAGATAACCACCAAGTCGAGTGTGGTGGAGACCAAGGATGCATTTTTCCACACCAAGAGTGACCAGGCGCAGTTGTATGGCAGGTCTACCATCGTGGATGGAGAGAAAACCATTACGGGCGACAGTCTGTTCTATGACAGTCGTACGGGCGACAGCCATGGCAACGGCAACGTGGTGTTCGTGGATAAGAAGAATCGAAACTCGCTGCTGGCCAACTATCTTCAGTATAATGAAAAGACAGGACAAGGCGTGGCCACCGATAGCGCGCTGGTCATCGACTATTCGCAAAAGGACACTTTGTACATGCATGGTGATACGTTGAAGTTGTTCACCTTTCATATCGATACCGACTCCATGTACCGCAAGGTGCACGCATATCATAAGGTAAGGGTGTACCGAAAAGACCTTCAGGCAGTATGCGACTCGTTGGTGTTCAGTACGGAAGACTCGTGCATGACTATGTATCAAGATCCCATCGTGTGGAACAACAATCGTCAGCTTCTGGGAGAACAGATTCATTTGTATATGAACGACAGTACCATTCGTGAGGCACACGTCATTGGACAGGCATTGTCGATAGAACAGGCTGACCAGAATGATCATTACAACCAACTGTCATCGAAAGAAATGCACGCTTACTTCACCGATGGTAACATCAGAAGAACGGTTGCTGTGAGCAATGTCCTGTCGGTATTCTACCCCCTTGATGACAAGGACAGCTCATTGGTGATGATGAACTATCTGGAAACAGATACGATGAAAATGTATTTTGCCGACCACCGGCAGCTCGAGAGGATATGGACACCCAAGGCGGTGGGCACCTCTTATCCGATGTCGCAGATACCAGCCAACAAGGAACGTTTGCCCGACTTTGCCTGGTTTGCGGATATCAGACCGAAGGATAAGGATGATGTATTCCGTTGGCGAGGGAAAGAAGGAGGCAACAAACTGAAGTATGTACCACGACAGCAAGCCCCCTTGCAACGATTGAATCGAAAGAAAGGAGCAACGCCATGA
- a CDS encoding peptidylprolyl isomerase: MNKTFNVGCALLALTVVLGISARPHGSAAMQPVADSTSVEQRAPESSVIDEVIWVVGDEPIMKSDVEMSRLQAEAEGIKFKRNPDFAIPEQIAVQKLFLHQAELDSVKVQESQVTANIERQINRWIEMAGGSVERLEQYRGQSIAQMRSQLRDDFRNNLLVQSMQEKLVEDVKVTPSDVRAYFKNLPEDSIPFVPTEVEVEIITRMPRILPEEINRVKDELRNYTERVTKGETTFATLARLYSEDPGSARQGGEMDYTGRGMLDPAFANVAFNLTDPKKISKIVETEFGFHIIQLVDKRGDKIKVRHILIKPKVTDEEVNKTLMRLDSIATQLRKDSFYIKDEKLSFGDVATFISDDKDTRNNRGLMAYLDPMTGSLSSRFQMKDLPTEVARVVEGMKVGDVSKPFRMINKRGKTVCAFIRLRNRIDGHRATITEDYQVMQNIVLAKERQDFIHNWVVNKIKKTYVRMKDRYKTGEYEYEGWVR; the protein is encoded by the coding sequence ATGAATAAAACTTTTAACGTAGGCTGTGCCCTTCTGGCACTCACGGTTGTGTTGGGAATCAGTGCCCGACCGCATGGTTCGGCTGCCATGCAGCCTGTAGCCGACTCTACAAGTGTGGAGCAGCGCGCTCCCGAGTCGAGTGTCATCGATGAGGTGATTTGGGTGGTTGGCGATGAGCCCATCATGAAATCGGATGTGGAAATGTCACGTTTGCAAGCTGAGGCTGAGGGCATCAAGTTTAAGAGGAACCCCGATTTTGCCATTCCAGAGCAGATTGCCGTTCAGAAGTTGTTCTTGCATCAGGCCGAATTGGACTCTGTGAAGGTGCAGGAATCACAGGTCACCGCAAACATCGAGCGACAAATCAATCGATGGATTGAAATGGCAGGTGGTTCGGTTGAGCGATTGGAGCAGTATCGTGGACAATCCATTGCCCAGATGCGGTCACAGTTGCGCGATGATTTCCGCAACAACTTGCTCGTGCAGAGCATGCAGGAAAAACTGGTGGAGGATGTGAAGGTGACTCCCTCTGACGTGCGTGCTTATTTCAAAAACCTGCCGGAAGACAGTATCCCCTTTGTGCCAACAGAGGTGGAAGTAGAGATTATTACCCGTATGCCGCGAATCTTACCCGAGGAAATCAATCGGGTGAAGGACGAATTGCGTAACTATACCGAGCGTGTAACCAAGGGTGAAACCACCTTTGCTACCTTGGCGCGTCTTTATTCAGAAGACCCAGGTTCTGCTCGCCAGGGAGGTGAAATGGATTACACAGGGCGTGGTATGCTCGACCCGGCGTTCGCCAATGTCGCTTTCAACCTGACAGACCCGAAAAAGATTTCGAAGATTGTAGAGACAGAGTTTGGTTTTCACATCATTCAGTTGGTTGACAAGCGCGGTGATAAAATCAAGGTGCGCCACATCTTAATCAAACCGAAGGTTACTGATGAAGAGGTTAACAAAACACTCATGCGACTTGATTCCATTGCAACGCAGCTCCGCAAAGACAGCTTTTATATAAAAGATGAGAAATTGTCTTTTGGTGACGTGGCAACGTTCATTTCGGATGACAAAGATACCCGCAACAACAGGGGCTTGATGGCTTATCTGGATCCGATGACCGGAAGTTTGTCTTCACGATTCCAGATGAAAGACCTGCCTACAGAAGTGGCCCGAGTGGTAGAAGGTATGAAGGTGGGCGATGTGTCCAAGCCTTTTAGGATGATAAACAAGCGCGGCAAGACCGTGTGCGCCTTCATCCGACTGCGCAATCGTATCGATGGACATCGTGCCACGATAACGGAAGACTATCAGGTGATGCAGAACATCGTGTTGGCCAAGGAACGACAAGACTTTATCCATAACTGGGTGGTCAATAAAATTAAGAAAACGTATGTGCGGATGAAAGACCGCTACAAGACGGGTGAATACGAATACGAAGGTTGGGTTAGATGA
- a CDS encoding peptidylprolyl isomerase, protein MKKMKKLLTIMLCCSSMALAQQTDPVVMTINGQPITRSEFEYSYNKNNAEGVIDKKTVDEYVDLFINYKLKVMAAQAAKMDTARSFKTEFATYRDQQIRPAMITDADVEQRAREIYRESQQRVDGVGGLVKPAHILFGIRQTDGEDKKNQAKQRADSVYNALLKGADFAALARQLSDDRGSAEQGGELPWIEKGQTLKEFEDMAFSLRKGELSKPFLSPAGYHIVLLKDKGNFFPYDSLRTSILRFIEQRGIREQIISQKIETLAKAAGPNVTADEVLAKKRAEMVAKDPNLKYLIQEYHDGLLLFEISSKEVWAKAQSDERGQADYFKKNKKRYKWEQPRFKGIAYYTKDKNDVKAVRKVVKHLPFDQWTEKLHSTFNNDSILRIKVEKGIFKAGDNSLVDRNVFGKKVPLKLEKDYPYAATYGKKLKAPKDYRDVKAQVVADYQDELEKQWVERLRKQYAVTVNRSVLATVNKH, encoded by the coding sequence ATGAAAAAAATGAAAAAGCTTTTGACCATCATGCTCTGCTGTAGCAGCATGGCTCTGGCACAGCAGACCGATCCTGTCGTGATGACCATCAACGGTCAGCCCATCACGCGTTCGGAATTTGAATATTCTTACAACAAGAACAATGCGGAAGGCGTAATCGACAAGAAGACCGTTGACGAATATGTTGACTTGTTCATCAACTATAAGTTGAAGGTGATGGCCGCCCAGGCTGCCAAAATGGATACGGCTCGCTCGTTCAAGACAGAGTTTGCTACCTATCGCGACCAGCAAATCAGGCCAGCCATGATTACGGATGCCGATGTAGAGCAGCGCGCTCGTGAGATTTACAGAGAAAGCCAGCAGCGTGTTGACGGTGTGGGCGGACTGGTAAAACCGGCACACATTTTGTTTGGTATTCGCCAGACCGATGGTGAGGACAAGAAGAACCAGGCGAAGCAGCGTGCCGATTCGGTTTACAATGCCCTGCTGAAGGGAGCCGACTTTGCTGCATTGGCGCGACAACTGTCAGATGACCGAGGCTCGGCCGAGCAAGGTGGCGAACTGCCATGGATAGAGAAAGGGCAGACGCTGAAAGAGTTTGAAGACATGGCTTTCTCCCTACGCAAGGGCGAGCTTAGCAAACCTTTCCTTTCTCCCGCCGGTTATCACATTGTGTTGTTGAAAGACAAAGGCAATTTCTTCCCATACGATTCGTTGCGAACCAGCATTTTGCGGTTCATCGAGCAGCGGGGCATTCGCGAGCAAATCATCTCGCAAAAGATAGAAACCTTGGCCAAAGCTGCCGGACCTAACGTGACTGCGGACGAGGTGCTGGCCAAGAAGCGCGCAGAAATGGTGGCGAAAGATCCTAACTTGAAATATCTCATTCAGGAGTATCACGACGGACTGTTGCTCTTTGAAATCAGCAGTAAAGAAGTTTGGGCCAAGGCGCAGAGTGATGAAAGGGGCCAGGCTGACTATTTTAAGAAAAACAAGAAAAGGTATAAGTGGGAGCAACCGAGATTCAAGGGCATCGCCTACTATACAAAAGACAAAAATGATGTGAAGGCTGTGCGGAAGGTAGTGAAACACCTGCCATTTGACCAATGGACGGAAAAACTGCACAGTACATTCAATAACGACAGCATCTTGCGCATCAAGGTGGAAAAAGGTATCTTCAAGGCGGGTGATAATTCGTTGGTAGACAGGAATGTCTTTGGGAAGAAGGTGCCGCTGAAGCTCGAGAAAGATTATCCATACGCTGCCACCTACGGCAAAAAACTCAAGGCCCCCAAAGACTACCGGGACGTGAAAGCACAAGTGGTCGCTGACTATCAAGATGAACTGGAGAAGCAGTGGGTGGAAAGGCTTCGCAAACAATATGCCGTGACCGTGAACCGTAGCGTGCTTGCTACGGTGAACAAGCATTAA
- the guaB gene encoding IMP dehydrogenase, which produces MSSFVADKIMMDGLTFDDVLLVPAYSEVLPKEVQLKTKFSRHIEMNAPFVSAAMDTVTESAMAIAIAREGGIGVIHKNMSIEEQAHQVAIVKRAENGMIYDPVTIRRGKTVRDALEMMRSYHIGGIPVVDEDGHLVGIVTNRDLRFERRLDKAIDEVMTHENLVTTHARTDLAAAAQILQEHKIEKLPVVDANNKLVGLITYKDITKAKDKPMACKDEKGRLRVAAGVGVTADTMERLEALVAAGADAVVIDTAHGHSKGVIEKLREAKAAFPNIDIVVGNVATAAAAKLLVDNGADAVKVGIGPGSICTTRVVAGVGVPQLSAVYDVFSVLKDTDVPLIADGGLRYSGDVVKALAAGGSSVMVGSLVAGTEESPGETIIFNGRKFKSYRGMGSLEAMEQKNGSKDRYFQSDTTDAKKLVPEGIAGRVPYKGTVQEVIYQLMGGLRSGMGYCGAATIEELHHAKFVRITNAGVLESHPHDISITSEAPNYSRPE; this is translated from the coding sequence ATGTCATCATTTGTTGCAGATAAAATTATGATGGACGGTCTTACCTTCGATGACGTCCTGTTAGTTCCCGCTTATTCTGAAGTTTTGCCCAAGGAGGTTCAGTTGAAAACCAAATTCTCTCGTCACATCGAGATGAACGCTCCTTTCGTGTCGGCCGCCATGGATACCGTCACCGAATCGGCCATGGCCATCGCTATCGCACGCGAGGGAGGCATCGGCGTGATACACAAAAACATGTCGATTGAGGAACAGGCGCACCAGGTGGCTATCGTGAAGCGTGCCGAGAACGGCATGATTTACGACCCGGTGACCATCCGTCGTGGCAAGACCGTGCGGGATGCCCTGGAAATGATGCGCAGCTATCACATCGGAGGTATTCCTGTTGTTGATGAGGACGGGCATCTGGTTGGCATCGTGACCAACCGCGACCTGCGTTTTGAGCGTCGGTTGGACAAGGCCATCGACGAGGTGATGACACATGAGAATCTGGTGACTACGCATGCCAGAACCGACTTGGCTGCGGCTGCACAAATCTTGCAGGAACATAAAATAGAGAAGTTGCCGGTGGTGGACGCCAACAACAAATTGGTGGGATTGATTACTTACAAGGACATCACCAAGGCCAAGGACAAACCCATGGCTTGCAAGGACGAGAAAGGGCGTCTGCGTGTGGCTGCCGGTGTGGGCGTAACGGCCGATACCATGGAACGTTTGGAAGCATTGGTGGCAGCAGGTGCCGATGCCGTGGTTATTGATACGGCCCATGGTCATTCCAAGGGCGTGATAGAAAAGTTGCGTGAGGCCAAGGCTGCCTTCCCCAATATCGATATCGTTGTGGGTAACGTGGCGACAGCTGCCGCAGCCAAGTTGCTGGTGGACAATGGTGCCGATGCCGTGAAGGTGGGTATTGGGCCTGGCTCGATTTGTACTACTCGTGTGGTGGCCGGTGTGGGCGTTCCACAGTTGTCTGCCGTTTATGACGTGTTCTCCGTACTGAAAGACACGGACGTTCCGTTGATTGCTGATGGCGGTCTGCGCTATTCGGGCGACGTGGTGAAGGCCTTGGCGGCTGGTGGCAGTTCGGTGATGGTGGGTTCGTTGGTGGCAGGTACCGAGGAAAGTCCTGGCGAGACCATCATTTTCAACGGTCGTAAGTTTAAGAGCTACCGCGGCATGGGCAGTCTGGAGGCGATGGAACAGAAGAACGGATCGAAAGACCGCTATTTCCAATCTGACACCACGGACGCCAAGAAGCTGGTACCGGAAGGTATCGCCGGTCGTGTGCCTTACAAGGGAACCGTTCAGGAGGTGATTTATCAGTTGATGGGTGGCTTGCGTTCCGGCATGGGTTATTGCGGTGCGGCAACCATTGAAGAATTGCATCATGCGAAGTTTGTGCGCATCACCAACGCAGGTGTTTTGGAAAGTCATCCGCACGACATCTCCATCACCAGTGAGGCTCCCAACTACAGCCGGCCGGAATAA
- a CDS encoding alpha/beta hydrolase produces the protein MKKLFLLFFIFWMSAPLWAGKVITDSIHSSVLNSTIKYNVYLPTGYEPASQKYPIAYLLHGLYGTYKDWAMKANMREVADELIKAQEAVPMVIIMPNAGHPDVRNQWNGYYNMPGWNYETFFFTELMPTVEKKYHTYTDKKHRAIMGLSMGGGASTVYCQHHPELFSSSFAMSAWLDTKEPEVAPHGKDKLYYVCKSVRDHSAIDFMLNANEATKQQLRTVRWFFDCGDDDPDVGDSFNLHQLCSKAGLNSELRIRNGVHNWEYWHSSLRLALPFVSIGFRN, from the coding sequence ATGAAAAAGTTATTTTTATTATTTTTTATCTTTTGGATGAGTGCGCCATTATGGGCTGGTAAAGTAATTACCGACAGCATACACAGTAGTGTGCTGAATAGTACGATTAAATACAACGTCTATCTGCCCACAGGGTATGAGCCAGCATCACAAAAATATCCCATTGCCTACTTGCTGCATGGTCTGTATGGCACCTATAAAGACTGGGCTATGAAAGCAAACATGAGAGAGGTTGCAGATGAATTGATTAAAGCCCAGGAGGCTGTACCCATGGTTATTATCATGCCCAACGCAGGACATCCTGATGTAAGAAATCAGTGGAACGGCTACTACAACATGCCTGGATGGAACTATGAAACGTTCTTTTTTACCGAACTAATGCCTACCGTAGAGAAAAAGTATCATACGTATACCGACAAAAAGCATCGAGCCATTATGGGACTTTCGATGGGTGGAGGTGCCAGCACCGTGTACTGCCAGCATCATCCCGAGCTTTTCTCATCGTCTTTTGCCATGAGTGCCTGGTTGGACACCAAAGAACCAGAAGTTGCCCCACATGGAAAGGACAAGTTATACTATGTCTGCAAATCGGTTCGTGACCACTCTGCAATTGATTTCATGTTGAATGCAAATGAAGCAACAAAGCAACAACTGCGCACAGTACGCTGGTTCTTCGATTGTGGAGATGATGATCCCGATGTGGGAGACTCTTTTAATCTTCACCAGCTCTGCAGCAAAGCAGGCCTCAATAGCGAACTTCGCATTCGCAATGGTGTTCACAACTGGGAATATTGGCACAGCTCATTAAGACTTGCCCTTCCATTTGTATCGATTGGGTTTAGAAATTAA